One Pectinophora gossypiella chromosome 21, ilPecGoss1.1, whole genome shotgun sequence genomic region harbors:
- the LOC126376817 gene encoding uncharacterized protein LOC126376817, with product MAEFLPLCDVLFNVISLAGYFCDVVFDVVMGYALLERGYKGTFAAAISIVITSLLISQVISLRWYLQVWWGEGRREGGPRGAPWLPLVLHAMQLGVLWRYARLLLPVELHRVKHQVRDLCMLRLVHAFCEAAPMLLLQLHVLLRPPEPAPDLIAHAEPTVDEPAANKAFAELNVISAALSLFSVCWALASFSKNVRRHNVHRLLLTWLGVIFQFLWRLGTISARVCALTVYALVYEYWVFLVIGLHWVSMFLWLISPKNVFHGERISRGRKASLSALIAFVYVFAYINLQELNHRQKMVTFYVVMCVENWVLVCAWWWSGRAAAYFHVRRLGYAAAAAPLGLKDKPPPAAAAVPGVFNCRFSNPVTSAAAGRKKKKPTSFVPPPAAPPAAFWRRPLPAAHHHHGGSSENEGSSVGSRVNIQQKLQEKKQKQLAELRVIEEEIKQGKLAKTTPVAAEEIYSSLQRQPIPRAKTHAEPAWPTIEMAHSYQNYPLPHTCNIYPTYTEIKPEYTIQNFQSDNPDDALKLRRLKYDQSRGFYENPANIRNENRTAMRSPNYLIGETRNFDNGCGSPRNVLNNSPRNYNIPDVTSNNYDTNDKPRVQNNAIYSDDRGEYSGYCENGQNYSKYESKDAYVSALHNALANVQSIDNIRSTYNEPCGQYSQNCDRFPYKKMEQMRKMQRCRTPEILLAPHYLEGCNRQVCCHWGPPYTNRKKEEGGASSGEESAPDAARDTPRPPSDIDSQISLPRSYTLPREFRYWRRRPRLRDHAPSNNSSDGDVDSGDNESDRQWAGSASSQLASHAHDLPSDERRPRKLHHAPKPETKL from the exons ATGGCAGAGTTCCTGCCCCTTTGCGACGTGCTGTTCAACGTGATATCACTTGCTGGCTACTTCTGCGACGTGGTCTTCGATGTGGTGATGGGGTACGCGCTGCTTGAGCGTGGGTATAAGGGCACCTTTGCCGCCGCCATTTCCATTGTCATCACTTCACTACTTATATCGCAG GTGATATCCCTCCGCTGGTACCTGCAGGTGTGGTGGGGCGAGGGCCGGCGCGAGGGCGGCCCGCGCGGCGCCCCGTGGCTGCCGCTGGTGCTGCACGCCATGCAGCTGGGCGTGCTGTGGCGGTACGCGCGCCTGCTGCTGCCGGTCGAACTGCATCGAGTCAAGCATCAAGTGCGGGACTTGT GCATGCTCCGCCTGGTGCACGCGTTCTGCGAGGCAGCCCCGATGTTGTTACTGCAGCTGCACGTACTACTGCGGCCGCCCGAGCCCGCGCCCGACCTCATAGCGCACGCTGAGCCCACCGTCGACGAGCCTGCCG CAAACAAGGCGTTCGCGGAGCTAAACGTGATATCGGCAGCGCTGTCGCTGTTCTCGGTGTGCTGGGCGCTGGCCTCCTTCAGCAAGAACGTGCGTCGCCACAACGTGCACCGGCTGCTGCTCACCTGGCTCGGAGTCATCTTCCAG TTCCTGTGGCGCCTGGGCACGATATCAGCGCGGGTGTGCGCGCTCACTGTATACGCTCTAGTCTACGAGTACTGGGTCTTCTTAGTTATAG GTCTCCACTGGGTTTCGATGTTCCTCTGGCTGATATCCCCCAAAAACGTATTCCACGGCGAGCGCATCTCGCGCGGCCGCAAGGCGTCACTCTCCGCGCTCATCGCCTTCGTGTACGTTTTCGCATACATCAACCTGCAGGAGCTCAACCATCGACAGAAGATG GTGACGTTCTACGTGGTGATGTGCGTGGAGAACTGGGTGCTGGTGTGTGCGTGGTGGTGGTcgggccgcgccgccgc GTACTTCCACGTGCGCCGCCTGGGctacgcggcggcggcggcgccgctgGGGCTCAAGGACAAGCCGccgccggccgccgccgccgtgccCGGCGTCTTCAACTGCCGGTTCTCCAACCCAGTCACCAG CGCGGCGGCGGGCCGCAAGAAGAAGAAGCCGACGTCGTTcgtgccgccgcccgccgcgcccccCGCCGCCTTCTGGCGCCGCCCGCTGCCCGCCGCGCACCACCACCAC GGCGGCTCATCAGAAAACGAGGGCTCAAGCGTGGGCTCGCGCGTGAACATCCAACAAAAGTTACAGGAGAAGAAACAAAAACAGCTCGCAGAACTGCGCGTCATAGAGGAGGAGATCAAACAGGGCAAGCTGGCCAAAACCACGCCGGTAGCCGCCGAGGAGATATACAGCAGCCTGCAACGACAACCCATACCCAGAGCCAAGACCCACGCAGAACCTGCCTGGCCCACAATAGAAATGGCACACTCTTACCAAAACTACCCCCTACCCCACACCTGCAACATCTACCCCACCTACACAGAAATAAAACCCGAATACACCATCCAAAACTTCCAAAGCGACAACCCTGACGATGCTTTGAAACTGCGACGCTTGAAGTACGACCAAAGTCGGGGCTTCTACGAAAATCCAGCTAACATTAGAAATGAAAACAGAACGGCCATGAGATCACCTAACTATTTGATAGGGGAGACTAGAAACTTCGATAACGGCTGCGGCAGCCCTAGGAACGTCCTAAACAACAGCCCTAGGAACTACAACATACCTGATGTGACAAGCAATAATTACGACACCAACGACAAACCTAGGGTACAAAACAATGCGATTTATTCCGACGACAGAGGGGAGTATTCTGGATACTGCGAAAATGGGCAAAACTATAGCAAATACGAGTCGAAAGACGCTTATGTGTCGGCACTGCATAATGCCTTAGCCAATGTTCAGAGTATAGATAACATTCGTTCGACGTACAATGAGCCCTGTGGCCAGTACAGTCAGAATTGTGACAGGTTTCCATACAAGAAGATGGAGCAAATGAGAAAGATGCAGCGATGTCGGACGCCGGAGATACTACTCGCCCCGCATTACTTGGAGGGCTGTAACAGACAAGTGTGCTGTCATTGGGGACCGCCTTATAC GAATAGAAAGAAAGAGGAAGGCGGCGCGAGCAGCGGCGAGGAGTCGGCCCCCGACGCGGCGCGAGACACGCCGCGCCCGCCCTCCGACATCGACAGCCAG ATCTCGCTGCCTCGCTCGTACACGCTGCCGCGCGAGTTCCGCTACTGGCGGCGACGACCGCGCCTGCGCGACCACGCGCCCAGCAACAACAGCAGCGACg GTGACGTGGACAGCGGCGACAACGAGAGCGACCGGCAGTGGGCCGGCTCGGCGTCCTCGCAACTGGCCAGCCACGCGCACGACCTGCCCAGCGACGAGCGACGACCACGCAAGCTGCACCACGCGCCCAAGCCGGAGACCAAGCTATAA
- the LOC126376726 gene encoding protein SREK1IP1-like has translation MSNYTDLVSKIGKDSSRAACKKCGYAGHLTFQCRNFIKVDPNKEIVLDVSSTSSDSEEEYATPLQSLREAELRQKLQEKLRKAKEKKEKKKRKRSKSSSSSSSTSSSSSSSSTSSDSSESEKERKKKHKKKKSKKSKKSHKERKKSRR, from the exons ATGTCTAATTACACGGACTTAGTGAGCAAGATCGGGAAAGACTCGTCAAGGGCTGCTTGCAAAAAGTGTGGTTATGCAGGGCACCTTACATTCCAATGTAGAAACTttattaaa GTGGACCCTAACAAAGAGATAGTCCTAGATGTGAGCAGTACGAGCAGTGACAGTGAGGAGGAGTATGCTACACCACTACAAAGTCTGCGTGAGGCTGAGCTGCGGCAGAAACTGCAGGAGAAGCTCAGGAAAGCCAAggagaagaaagaaaagaaaaagaggaAGCGATCCAA ATCATCAAGTTCATCCTCCAGCACCagtagttcatcatcatcttcatccaCATCATCAGACAGCAGTGAATCAGAGAAGGAAAGGAAGAAGaaacataaaaagaagaaatccaAGAAGTCGAAGAAATCTCACAAAGAACGAAAGAAGAGTAGAAGATAG